One Danio rerio strain Tuebingen ecotype United States chromosome 22, GRCz12tu, whole genome shotgun sequence genomic window carries:
- the LOC110437709 gene encoding uncharacterized protein isoform X2, protein MSDPEPCGIKEEETEELIDVMVKEESEELSEDEEEHHVKSETETHSNTEHEKNTKSTDVVSFTCIQCGKSFTQKSDLRRHMMIHTGEKPYKCSHCDMRFSHSGNLTKHERTHTGEKPYHCTACGKNFSQSSSLRTHRKTIHKGMVEEREDVEKRRVRNKKKTPSKTESSVVMKRTPESFICGKCGMSFVRRYHLTLHMKIHFEEKPCKCSYCDKRFRDLKYLLRHESLHTGGNLFHCNVCGKGFTLSSSLRRHKKTIHNLDVKDEKVPRRVHKKEKSYLCSWCGKSLTQQSSLKIHERTHTGEKPYPCTLCEKSFICASHLRHHTMVHTGEKPHKCDQCSKTFVSASELKDHLRVHSKEKPFSCYLCEKSFNHRSNLRYHLKIHFGVKKHACLECGKTFVRAGELKQHQTTHTGEKSFTCPQCGKGFTQLSNIKKHMRIHSGERPHTCDQCSKAFLTASELRIHLRVHKKEKM, encoded by the exons atgagtgatccagaaccctgcggAATTAAagaggaagagactgaagaactaatag ATGTGAtggtgaaggaggagagtgaagaactgagtgaagatgaggagGAGCATCATGTCAAAAGTGAAACTGAAACTCACTCAAATACGGAACATGAAAAGAACACGAAAAGTACAGATGTAGTAAGTTTCACCTGtattcagtgtggaaagagtttcactcaGAAATCCGATCTCAGGcgtcacatgatgatccacactggagagaaaccttacaagtgttcacactgcgacatgaGATTCAGTCATTCTGGAAACCTGACAAAGCAcgagaggactcacactggagagaaaccgtatcacTGCACTGCTTGTGGGAAGAATTTCTCACAGTCATCCTCTCTACGAACACACAGAAAAACCATTCACA aAGGGATGGTGGAGGAGCGTGAAGATGTGGAGAAACGTCGTgtcagaaataaaaagaaaactccCTCAAAGACGGAAAGCAGTGTTGTGATGAAAAGAACCCCGGAAAGTTTCATCTGCGGTAAGTGTGGAATGAGCTTTGTGCGCAGATATCATCTCACGCTTCACATGAAGATCCACTTTGAAGAGAAACCCTGCAAGTGTTCATACTGCGACAAGAGGTTCAGGGATTTGAAATACCTATTGAGACACGAGAGCCTTCACACCGGAGGGAACCTGTTCCACTGCAATGTTTGTGGGAAGGGTTTCACACTATCATCATCTCTACGAAGACACAAGAAAACCATTCACA ACCTGGATGTGAAGGACGAGAAGGTCCCTCGGAGAGTTCATAAAAAGGAGAAAAGTTATTTATGCTCTTGGTGTGGAAAGAGTCTTACACAGCAGTCGAGTCTAAAAATACATGAGAggactcacaccggagagaaaccttaTCCGTGCACTTTGTGTGAGAAGAGTTTCATATGTGCTTCACATCTGAGGCATCACACGAtggtccacactggagagaaaccacacAAGTGTGATCAGTGCAGCAAAACGTTTGTTAGTGCTTCAGAGCTGAAGGACCATCTCAGAGTTCATAGCAAGGAGAAGCCTTTCTCTTGTTATTTGTGTGAAAAGAGTTTCAACCATCGGTCAAATTTAAGATACCATCTAAAGATCCACTTTGGTGTGAAAAAGCATGCGTGCCTTGAGTGTGGGAAGACTTTTGTTAGAGCTGGAGAATTGAAGCAGCACCAGacgactcacactggagagaaatcgTTCACATGTCCTCAGTGTGGGAAGGGTTTTACACAATTATCCAATATTAAAAAGCACATGAGGATCCACTCTGGAGAGAGACCACACACGTGTGATCAGTGCAGCAAAGCATTTCTCACTGCCTCAGAGCTGAGGATCCATCTTAGAGTTCATAAAAAGGAGAAGATGTAG
- the si:dkey-4c15.13 gene encoding si:dkey-4c15.13 encodes MSDPEPCRIKQEDTEEPIDVMVKEECEELSEHEEKHVKSEEETQSETEDTAVKGFTCTQCGKCFGRKHCLNIHLRSHTGEKPYQCSHCDKRFSRAQHLKLHERIHTGEKPYHCTDCGKSFTQSSSLRTHTKTIHNVIVKEESENGEKLHVERKNKTQSKTEHNISMKRSAAERFACSKCGKSFERKYHLKLHMRIHSGEKPYKCSHCDKRFVDPRYLKIHESLHIGENLCHCTVCGKSFTKSSSLRRHKINIHNLIVKDESEALKVRTKEKTYLCFWCGKSFTQHSVLKQHEKIHSGDKPFTCTLCGRSFIRSSHLNRHMLIHTGEKTHKCDQCDKMFFNASDLKDHLRIHTKEKPYSCYLCGKRFNHRSHLKYHQKIHFGVKEHACLECGKSFVRSGELKQHKMIHTGEKPFTCTQCGKGFAQLSNIKKHMKIHSGEKQQTLINAAKRL; translated from the exons ACGTGATGGTGAAGGAGGAATGTGAAGAACTGAGTGAACATGAGGAGAAACATGTCAAAAGTGAAGaagaaactcaatcagagactgaAGATACAGCTGTGAAAGggttcacctgcactcagtgtggaaagtgtTTTGGGCGCAAGCACTGTCTCAATATTCACTTGaggagccacactggagagaaaccctaccagtgttcacactgcgacaagagattcagtcgtgcacaacacctgaaattacacgagaggattcacactggagagaaaccgtatcacTGCACtgattgtgggaagagtttcacacaGTCATCTTCTCtacgaacacacacaaaaaccatTCACA ATGTGATagtgaaggaggagagtgaaaATGGGGAGAAACTTCATGtcgaaagaaaaaacaaaactcaatCAAAGACTGAGCATAATATCTCAATGAAAAGGTCAGCCGCAGAACGTTTCGCCTGCAGtaagtgtggaaagagtttcgaGCGCAAATACCATCTCAAgcttcacatgaggatccactctGGAGAGAAACCCTACAAGTGTTcgcactgcgacaagagattcgtTGATCCCAGATACCTAAAAATACACGAGAGTCTTCACATTGGAGAGAACCTGTGTCACTGCACTgtttgtgggaagagtttcacaaAGTCATCCTCTCTGCGAAGacacaaaataaacattcacA ACCTGATTGTGAAGGACGAGAGTGAAGCCCTGAAGGTCCGAACAAAGGAGAAAACCTATTTATGCTTttggtgtgggaagagttttacacAGCATTCAGTTTTAAAACAACACGAGAAGATTCACAGCGGAGACAAACCGTTCACCTGTACTttgtgtgggaggagtttcattCGCTCATCACATCTTAATCGTCACatgctgatccacactggagagaagacACACAAATGTGATCAGTGCGACAAAATGTTTTTCAATGCTTCAGATCTGAAGGACCATCTTAGAATTCACACCAAGGAGAAGCCTTACTCGTGTTATTTGTGTGGAAAGAGATTTAACCATCGGTCACATTTAAAATACCACCAGAAGATCCACTTTGGTGTGAAGGAGCATGCGTGCcttgagtgtgggaagagttttgtcAGATCTGGAGAACTGAAACAGCAcaagatgattcacactggagagaaaccgttcacatgtactcagtgtgggaagggTTTCGCACAATTATCCAATATTAAAAAGCACATGAAGATCCACTCTGGAGAGAAGCAACAAACTCTGATCAATGCAGCGAAGCGTCTTTGA
- the LOC110437709 gene encoding uncharacterized protein isoform X1 yields the protein MSLDQNSEKMSDPEPCGIKEEETEELIDVMVKEESEELSEDEEEHHVKSETETHSNTEHEKNTKSTDVVSFTCIQCGKSFTQKSDLRRHMMIHTGEKPYKCSHCDMRFSHSGNLTKHERTHTGEKPYHCTACGKNFSQSSSLRTHRKTIHKGMVEEREDVEKRRVRNKKKTPSKTESSVVMKRTPESFICGKCGMSFVRRYHLTLHMKIHFEEKPCKCSYCDKRFRDLKYLLRHESLHTGGNLFHCNVCGKGFTLSSSLRRHKKTIHNLDVKDEKVPRRVHKKEKSYLCSWCGKSLTQQSSLKIHERTHTGEKPYPCTLCEKSFICASHLRHHTMVHTGEKPHKCDQCSKTFVSASELKDHLRVHSKEKPFSCYLCEKSFNHRSNLRYHLKIHFGVKKHACLECGKTFVRAGELKQHQTTHTGEKSFTCPQCGKGFTQLSNIKKHMRIHSGERPHTCDQCSKAFLTASELRIHLRVHKKEKM from the exons ATGTCTTTAGATCAAAACAgcgagaagatgagtgatccagaaccctgcggAATTAAagaggaagagactgaagaactaatag ATGTGAtggtgaaggaggagagtgaagaactgagtgaagatgaggagGAGCATCATGTCAAAAGTGAAACTGAAACTCACTCAAATACGGAACATGAAAAGAACACGAAAAGTACAGATGTAGTAAGTTTCACCTGtattcagtgtggaaagagtttcactcaGAAATCCGATCTCAGGcgtcacatgatgatccacactggagagaaaccttacaagtgttcacactgcgacatgaGATTCAGTCATTCTGGAAACCTGACAAAGCAcgagaggactcacactggagagaaaccgtatcacTGCACTGCTTGTGGGAAGAATTTCTCACAGTCATCCTCTCTACGAACACACAGAAAAACCATTCACA aAGGGATGGTGGAGGAGCGTGAAGATGTGGAGAAACGTCGTgtcagaaataaaaagaaaactccCTCAAAGACGGAAAGCAGTGTTGTGATGAAAAGAACCCCGGAAAGTTTCATCTGCGGTAAGTGTGGAATGAGCTTTGTGCGCAGATATCATCTCACGCTTCACATGAAGATCCACTTTGAAGAGAAACCCTGCAAGTGTTCATACTGCGACAAGAGGTTCAGGGATTTGAAATACCTATTGAGACACGAGAGCCTTCACACCGGAGGGAACCTGTTCCACTGCAATGTTTGTGGGAAGGGTTTCACACTATCATCATCTCTACGAAGACACAAGAAAACCATTCACA ACCTGGATGTGAAGGACGAGAAGGTCCCTCGGAGAGTTCATAAAAAGGAGAAAAGTTATTTATGCTCTTGGTGTGGAAAGAGTCTTACACAGCAGTCGAGTCTAAAAATACATGAGAggactcacaccggagagaaaccttaTCCGTGCACTTTGTGTGAGAAGAGTTTCATATGTGCTTCACATCTGAGGCATCACACGAtggtccacactggagagaaaccacacAAGTGTGATCAGTGCAGCAAAACGTTTGTTAGTGCTTCAGAGCTGAAGGACCATCTCAGAGTTCATAGCAAGGAGAAGCCTTTCTCTTGTTATTTGTGTGAAAAGAGTTTCAACCATCGGTCAAATTTAAGATACCATCTAAAGATCCACTTTGGTGTGAAAAAGCATGCGTGCCTTGAGTGTGGGAAGACTTTTGTTAGAGCTGGAGAATTGAAGCAGCACCAGacgactcacactggagagaaatcgTTCACATGTCCTCAGTGTGGGAAGGGTTTTACACAATTATCCAATATTAAAAAGCACATGAGGATCCACTCTGGAGAGAGACCACACACGTGTGATCAGTGCAGCAAAGCATTTCTCACTGCCTCAGAGCTGAGGATCCATCTTAGAGTTCATAAAAAGGAGAAGATGTAG